A segment of the Echinicola strongylocentroti genome:
AGGCTTGGTAGAAGCCGGTATCGATGTAGAAATGATCACCACCCACAATGAAAACCACTACCAGCTGAAAGAAATCGATGGTATCAAGGTTCATTATCTTCCTGTACAGTATGACCACAGCTTTGGCTTTTACCGCAGGGTATGGGCTTTCTATCAATTTGTGCGGCATGCAAAAAGATTGATAAAGCGGCTTCAGCATCCAGATCTGCTTTACATCACCTCTACACCATTGACCACGGGACTGATAGGTTTATGGGCAAAAAGAAAACTTGGCTTACCGTATGTTTTTGAAGTGCGGGACTTGTGGCCAGAAGCGCCCATCCAGGTAGGCATGATCCAGCATACTTGGTTAAAGAAAATCCTGTACCAGCTAGAACGGAACATCTATCATCAAGCCTCCCAGATCGTCGGACTGTCCCAAGGAATCTGTGATTATATCCATGCCGTAGCCCCAGAGAAAAAGGTACATCTCATACCCAATTTTTCGGATGTGGGATTTTTCACGCCGTCCGCAGAAAAAGACCCTGCTTTTCTGCGTAAAATGGGCTGGAGTCCCGATCACCTCACCATAGCATATACCGGTGCCGTCGGAGATGTCAACGCTGTGGATGAACTGGTCAAATTGGCTGATCTGGCCCAGCGAGAGGGGAAGAACTGGCAATTTGCGATCATGGGAAAAGGCAAGCAGTTGGATACCATCAAAGCCGAATCCAATCGGTTGGAGCTAAAAAACCTGCAGTTTCTGCCATTTGGGAGCAAAGAGCAGGTCAGAAAATTGCTTAGCCACACTGATCTGTCATTCATTTCCTTTGACGATTTGCCCGTCCTGGAAACCAATAGCCCCAACAAATTCTTTGACGCCATCGCGATGGGCAATGCCATCCTGATCAACCATGAAGGCTGGGTTTGGCACCTTGTCAAAGGTCATGGCCTCGGGATATTCTTCGATCACAAAAAACCACTGAATACGCTGCAAGAACTGGAAAAATGGGAGCAAAACCCTGAACTGCTAGCCAGCATGAAGCTACGCTCAAGACAATTGGCCACAAGCCGATATTCCGTACCCATTGCAGTCGAAAAATTGTTGAAGGTAATTGGAGGTGATTAACCCGGAATATGCATTAGCCTATCTGTTGCGACCTGAAACTGCTTCAAAATCAGCCGTTTCACTTTAGTTTTCGGCATAACCGTAGCGGTGCTACGCTAATGCCTCCAAACTAACTGATTTTCTTGCAATTTCAGCTCTCACTACGATTCCTAACGCATAATCCGGGTTTAACTATTTTGGGGAAATTTCTTTAGAAATTATCAATTAGCAGCATCGTTTTTTTGGAGCAAATTACGTATATTAAACCGTAAAAATGCTGATTTTTAAGCATTTACAAATCCACATGCCTCCTTTACCATGAAAAACACCCTACTCATTTGGTTTTTCTTGCTACTGCTTTTGGCTAGCTGCACTCCCCGGCACCAGGAAAAGGAAACGTTTTCTACAGAACTGGGTGCGGAGAAAATGCAGGCATTGTCCATGCTTATAAATTCATATGGGCGATTTTTGGAGGTGCACTATGCTGATTTCTCCAGCCAAAGGGAAAAGACAAGGCACTTCATCGAGGATGTTTTCCGTCAACGCCCCATTGCGGTCATCAAGCAAATGCCGGGAATCCCTGAAACTCTCCAAGCCATGGAAAGTTCAGGACTTCGAAAGGACATTTATATCTATGAGCATGAAGAGGATAATTATACCAAATACCCCGTCAAGCAGCTTATGCCTTCCAACTTTCCCGATTATTCCTTAAGTAGCCAGCAAGTAAGGTCAAAAGTGCCAAGTCATAATCCGCCATTATTTTCATCGCCTTCTCCGGTGGCAATCAGCAAAAAGACAGCACTTACGTTTAACAAAGATGGACTTTTTATGTATGCTTTGGCCACGGCCAAGCAAGAAGACGGAGCTTATATGGATTATATGAAGTTGCGCTACAAGACATCAAATATCCACCCCTATTTTTCGGCAGAGCGTTTTTTGGACAATCAGCAAGACAATGCGCCATTGTGGTTTGAAGAGCTTTCGATCATCATTGACATCTATTATAAATTGCTCCTGACAGATGAAAGGACACTGGATGGCGGACTGATGAGTTAAGGAAAACGCCAACCAATGTTAATTACTTTCCTATTTGCAAGTGTGAATAACCTTAATGAAAAAAGAAGTCTTAAGTGTAAAGTCCCTAATCTAAATACCAAAGTACTAGTATACCTGACTTTTTGTGGAAGCAAGAGACCCATCAGGGCCAAAAAGAATTTGGCAAGGCAGGGAGCTAATCTTAGAGAAGTATTGTTGTGTGGTAGAAATTATATACGCGTCATTTCAAAAAACTATTATAAATTCGATCCAAGAAATAAACTCAACCGATCATGCTAAACTGGTCAAACGTCATTCATTTTGCGAACAACGGTAATCCTACTCCCCAAAAAAAGGTAAATAAAAGTGAGGAGGAATGGAAAAACCTCCTGACACCGGAGCAATACAAAATCACCCGTCTAAAAGGCACTGAAAGGGCACATAGCTCAGAGATGTGTAGTCGTTTTGAACCTGGAAAATATGCCTGTGTATGCTGTGATACTTTACTTTTTGATGCGGGTGAAAAATTCGAAAGCGGCACAGGCTGGCCTTCCTTCACTCAGCCCGTGGAAGAAAGCACAATCGCTTATCATAAGGATGTCGCCTTCGGAATGGTCCGGGTAGAAGTCACCTGTAATACCTGCGATGCACATCTCGGCCATGTATTTCCTGATGGCCCAGAGCCCAGTGGACTTCGCTACTGCGTCAACGCCGTTTCACTGCAAAAAGTCTCTTAATCACAGCATGCAAAAATCCGCAGTCAGCATGTTGCAGCAAATAGGATTTGGGGGAGGATGCCATTGGTGTACTGAAGCGGTTTTTCAGCACCTAAAAGGGGTGGCCAAGGTGCACCAAGGCTGGATTGCTGCAAAAGATAACCCGGACTTTTTTTCAGAGGCGGTCTTGGTACATTATGACGAAGATATCATCCCTTTGGCCGTGCTGGTAAAAGCCCATCTGATCACTCACAGCAGCACCTCACAGCATGCCATGCGGGAGAAGTATCGTTCTGCTGTATATGTTTTTGATGATTGTCAGAAAAGAAAGGCCCATGATTGTCTCCAACAGTTACAACCTGAATTTGACCAGCCACTTGTCACACAGACGATGGACTTTGGAGCCTTCAAATCCAACACGGATTTCTTTACCAATTATTACCTAAATAAACCTGAAGCACCGTTCTGTGAGCGTCACATCCAACCTAAATTGTTCTTACTCCAACGTAGCTTGGGTAGCTATTTTAAAGAGCCGTTAGACAGCTATGAGTGAAGGGTAAATTGATTATGTAATTTCCCTATTGTGCCCTATGTGCCTAATGTGGTTGTTTGATAAGTTAGCTACTTTACGTTACTTTCCCCACGTCTTAGGATTTGGGTTTAACCCGGATTATGCGTTAGGAATCGTAGTGAGAGCTGAAATTGCAAGAAAATCAGTTAGTTTGGAGGCATTAGCGTATCACCGCTACGGTTATGCCGAAAACTAAAGTGAAACGGCTGATTTTGAAGCAGTTTAAGGTCGCAACAGATAGGCTAATGCATATTCCGGGTTTAACCTACCAGACTATAACCATGTTTCGCAATCATTCTGTCAAACTCCTTCAACCCTTCATCGGTCATAAAAGGAATAATAAGCTCCCAAATATGTCTTGCCATTTCACCATCTCCCTGGAATTTAAAACTAGTCAAGACTTCACGTTGTGATAACCAAAACGTGATGACGATACGAATGGTGTGTTGCAGGCGGTCAAGGAAGGGATTTATCGAATTATCAATGTATCCATCCTGTAAAAATCTTTCGAAAAAATCGGCCATTTGCTTACTTCTCAGCACTATGGTATCACCTAGGAGCTTGCTTACATCTGGATAAGACCGAGAGATTTCCAATACATCCATATTGAAAAAACGGTATTTCATATGGAAACTCTCCAAATGGACCAAAAGCAAATGAAAATCCTCGAACGAGGCTGTTGCGCCCTTTTGTGACTCATATGACGCACTCATCTCCTCTCGCATCTGCTTGTAGATTGCCAACAAAATCGCCTCGCGATTATTATAATGGTAATCGAGATTGCCGTGACTTATTCCCAATTCAGCCGCAATATGCCGACTGGTGATATTATGGGCTCCATGTAAATTGTACAAACGGATAGCCTCATTGATGATCCTCTGTTTCGTGGAGATTTTCTTTTTCTTTTCCATATCTTTAAAACTAACAAATTGCTGAAATGTTGATAAAATCAAAACCTTTTATTGGCTATTATTACCTAAATTAATTTTAAATCAACATTTATTACGCATTAGCGCCATTGGCTGAATTGGCTTGTTATTATTCCTATGATGCCCTATTATCTGAAGCCTATACACAGTTACACCTCTGCTTCTAAAAAAGAAACAGCTTTATCTATAGTTAAAAGCCCTATGCTAAGACTTGATCACATAAGGCTTGTTGCTGCTGTGTATGCTCTTTTTTGCCATCTTCGTGAGAAAAGATATACGAAAATAAGGCTGTTAACAGAGGAAACTTCAAATCCTCAACAGCTACTAAACAAACATTTGTTTAGAATATTTTCAAGCATTCATCCAGAAAGATGGCATGGAGTTGATTAATTGATTTTGGGTGCTTATTTATTTAACATCCGCTAAAATAAAGCCAATTTTAAGAATATAAAACCCATACAATATTAAAAAAATTAGACCCGAAGACCTAATTGTACCAATTGATCATAAATTTCAGCAAATTGGATAGTATTTATGGGGAGATGGGATTTGGATCCGTTTAGAGCAAGACAGGCCTCGGCACAAAGGAGCTAAAGGCAAATTGATTTTGAAGAAGTTCAAGACCGGAATACCTGTGCGTCGTGGCATAGATAGGCTTGTGCATATAACGGATTTTGATTAGACGCTTCCTTGCTAATGGGTTTTATTTCTCACGGAATGCACAGAACACCCAGAATGGAATAAGGTCTTTCTGAGATTTACATGGTGTCTGTATTATTCACAAATGGCCTAGGGGGATTTCAAATCCCCATTATCTCGGTTCGAGATTACAAATCTCGAACAGCTAAGTTTATGGATTTGTGGTAGTTGGTGTAACGAGCCCATCTAAAAGTACAGGATATATTGATCACGGAATTTTCCCTATTGTGCCCTATGTGCCTAATGTGGTTCTCTAGTAAGCTGGCTTTTTTCGATGTCTTATAATCCGGATTTAACTAGCGGATTCATCCGCAGGATGTTTCCTTATTGGTAATTGTCTAAAACTTCTTTAAACTCCTTTAACTTTTTCTTATCTAATTGATTTAGAGCGTCTTCCTGTGTGGTGGACATCTCCAAAGGGTCATTTATCAAGTTAAAGATTCTACCATCATCATATAGCATTAAGCGTTCATCATGGACATACCTGCTTTTTTTAAACTTGCCCCAGTGAGGATCATAATGGCAAAAGACCCATTTCCTCGTTTTGGACACTTGGTTTATTAATTGCGGATAAAAACTGATGCCATCGGTAGGTGCATCTTCCTGCTTCACTTGTGCTGCTTCCATCAGAGTAGGCAAAAAATCAGTGAAATCCACTAAATTTTCATTCACCTTTCCTTCATCGATATGACCTTTCCAATAGGCTATCATCGGCACGTGGGTTCCAGCAATAGTTGGTTGGCCCTTATCTCCTTGAAAGCTTTTATTATCAACAAGAGAAATTATGTCGTTATCCGTTCCATTGTCTCCAATAAATATGATCAAGGTATCTTCAGCTATTCCTAGGCTATCCACCTTACTCCATATCCTGCCAATCAACTTATCCATGTAGTTTACCATTTGACCAAAATACGCAGGGTCATTTACCTTGCTGGCAGCGTCAAAATCACCAAAGTCCGGATCATCCGGTGTAGGCACAAATGGATCGTGGGTAAGCACCATCGGATAATAGACGAAAAAAGGCTCGTCGGTATTTTCTTCTATAAAATCGGTAATATAATTGGTAAATATATCGGGGCCAAAAGCTCCTTTGTAGGCAAAGGTTTTTCTAGGACTGGTAATGAGTGGGGCCTTATACCTACTTCCAAGCTGCTTGATTTGCCAAAGGCAATAATCGTCAAATCCGGCCATTT
Coding sequences within it:
- a CDS encoding peptide-methionine (S)-S-oxide reductase translates to MLQQIGFGGGCHWCTEAVFQHLKGVAKVHQGWIAAKDNPDFFSEAVLVHYDEDIIPLAVLVKAHLITHSSTSQHAMREKYRSAVYVFDDCQKRKAHDCLQQLQPEFDQPLVTQTMDFGAFKSNTDFFTNYYLNKPEAPFCERHIQPKLFLLQRSLGSYFKEPLDSYE
- a CDS encoding TetR/AcrR family transcriptional regulator, producing MEKKKKISTKQRIINEAIRLYNLHGAHNITSRHIAAELGISHGNLDYHYNNREAILLAIYKQMREEMSASYESQKGATASFEDFHLLLVHLESFHMKYRFFNMDVLEISRSYPDVSKLLGDTIVLRSKQMADFFERFLQDGYIDNSINPFLDRLQHTIRIVITFWLSQREVLTSFKFQGDGEMARHIWELIIPFMTDEGLKEFDRMIAKHGYSLVG
- the msrB gene encoding peptide-methionine (R)-S-oxide reductase MsrB, yielding MLNWSNVIHFANNGNPTPQKKVNKSEEEWKNLLTPEQYKITRLKGTERAHSSEMCSRFEPGKYACVCCDTLLFDAGEKFESGTGWPSFTQPVEESTIAYHKDVAFGMVRVEVTCNTCDAHLGHVFPDGPEPSGLRYCVNAVSLQKVS
- a CDS encoding glycosyltransferase family 4 protein, with amino-acid sequence MRIIYIHQYFVTPEEGGAVRSYHLAKGLVEAGIDVEMITTHNENHYQLKEIDGIKVHYLPVQYDHSFGFYRRVWAFYQFVRHAKRLIKRLQHPDLLYITSTPLTTGLIGLWAKRKLGLPYVFEVRDLWPEAPIQVGMIQHTWLKKILYQLERNIYHQASQIVGLSQGICDYIHAVAPEKKVHLIPNFSDVGFFTPSAEKDPAFLRKMGWSPDHLTIAYTGAVGDVNAVDELVKLADLAQREGKNWQFAIMGKGKQLDTIKAESNRLELKNLQFLPFGSKEQVRKLLSHTDLSFISFDDLPVLETNSPNKFFDAIAMGNAILINHEGWVWHLVKGHGLGIFFDHKKPLNTLQELEKWEQNPELLASMKLRSRQLATSRYSVPIAVEKLLKVIGGD
- a CDS encoding sulfatase-like hydrolase/transferase; this translates as MSYKTKILIGLMLFVAFNSYAFQHGEPTATPNIILIMADDLGYETLGVNGGQSYQTPNLDKMAQDGMNFTQCYATPLCTTSRVQLMTGKYNFRNYIGFGLLDPKEKTFAHYLKESGYSTLIAGKWQLYGNAHQQELAGGKVGTTPEMAGFDDYCLWQIKQLGSRYKAPLITSPRKTFAYKGAFGPDIFTNYITDFIEENTDEPFFVYYPMVLTHDPFVPTPDDPDFGDFDAASKVNDPAYFGQMVNYMDKLIGRIWSKVDSLGIAEDTLIIFIGDNGTDNDIISLVDNKSFQGDKGQPTIAGTHVPMIAYWKGHIDEGKVNENLVDFTDFLPTLMEAAQVKQEDAPTDGISFYPQLINQVSKTRKWVFCHYDPHWGKFKKSRYVHDERLMLYDDGRIFNLINDPLEMSTTQEDALNQLDKKKLKEFKEVLDNYQ